In one window of Anthonomus grandis grandis chromosome 11, icAntGran1.3, whole genome shotgun sequence DNA:
- the LOC126742484 gene encoding large neutral amino acids transporter small subunit 1-like translates to MSAARAHPLHPRHGSALEVGSVGFSLVVYVLCGLLSLIGALCYAELSTCIPKSGGDYTYINEAYGSLPSFLYLWAANVVFVPTTNSIMGLTFAKYVIQPFFPECDMPDLGVRLVAAAVICFLTFLNGYNVKATMKLQNVFMFCKLGALVLIVLMEVVWMSLGHVKNFSNAFAHTTNNPGKIAKAFYSGIFSYSGWNYLNFMTEELQNPFVNLPRAISISPLPLVTGIYVLANMAYMSVLTPTDIAATDAIAVALQRFLKKKKKNNNNPLL, encoded by the exons AAGTTGGTTCAGTAGGATTCTCATTAGTTGTATATGTGTTATGTGGGCTCTTATCTCTGATAGGTGCCCTGTGCTATGCAGAATTGAGCACTTGCATACCAAAATCTGGTGGAGATTATACATATATCAATGAAGCATATGGTTCTTTGCCCTCATTTTTGTATTTGTGGGCGGCAAATGTAGTTTTTGT ACCCACAACAAACTCAATTATGGGACTCACATTTGCTAAATATGTGATACAACCGTTTTTCCCTGAATGTGATATGCCTGATTTGGGAGTGAGACTTGTGGCAGCCGCAGTCATTT GTTTTCTAACATTTTTGAATGGTTATAATGTGAAGGCCACCATGAAACTACAAAATGTTTTCATGTTTTGTAAATTGGGTgctttagttttaattgttcTCATGGAAGTGGTGTGGATGTCTTTGGGACATGTGAAGAATTTCTCAAATGCTTTTGCCCATACCACAAATAATCCTGGAAAAATTGCCAAAGCATTTTATAGTGggattttttcttattctgGATG gaactatttaaatttcatgaCAGAAGAGCTGCAAAACCCTTTTGt AAATCTTCCAAGGGCCATTTCCATATCTCCATTGCCATTAGTAACTGGTATATATGTCTTGGCAAATATGGCTTATATGTCTGTATTGACTCCCACAGATATTGCTGCCACAGATGCTATTGCTGTT gctctACAGAGgttcttaaagaaaaagaagaaaaacaacaataacCCTTTGCTGTAG